The proteins below are encoded in one region of Stieleria sp. JC731:
- a CDS encoding multiheme c-type cytochrome produces MSTAPAKKAKRVITPRLRVLLYVVLTLFGALAANGLYLTGVTWLQYLTGNVYESHFYQLMFLGHLGLGLLIIVPVVVFGFAHMLRSKDRRNRRAVNIGYALFAISLIVLVSGILLTRVGSFNIVNPSIRRVVYWAHFLAPLAAVWLYWLHRLVGPKIKWHVGRKVSLAIGCFVAVMLAFQASDPTISREAPASGKQYFEPSLAKTATGKFISEKVLMNDQYCLDCHNDIHDDWLHSAHKLSSFNNPAYRASVRETRKVALERSDSVQASRWCAGCHDPVPFFSGKFDDPNYDDIGDATAHAGITCTACHAIQSIDSHIGNSDYTIDEPRHYPFTYSENRVLKSLNSLMVKAKPAFHKSEMLKPFHKTAEFCATCHKVSLPGELTGYKEWLRGQNHYDSYLLSGVSGHGARSFYYPPKAETNCNECHMPPVASDEFGARYNEKLNQLAVHDHQFPSANSALSYWTGDADGIEAHRKLLQRSLRVDLLGLRRGGSIDGELIAPLPTNGASVVKGESYLIETVLRTLTLGHHFTQGTTDSNQIWVEFTAKQGDRIIGKSGHRDDRQRVDPWSHFVNNFIVDREGNRINRRNAQDIFTALYNHQMPPGAGQTMHYLLNVPDDSDEPIEITARLLYRKFDTEYLDYIRADRDPDRDPLDLGAVGDPNDLPIIEIDSDSLTLTVGNVEQSSDPSWMAAEMSDDGQPIPTWQRFNDYGIGLLLRGRNESKQAAEAFSIVSKFGRYDGPLNLARVQVSEGDLAGATESLQTALTMEPAPPSWTHAWLSGVVNRQQGNLEIAAEQLRGTLNTKIPERGFDFSLDYVVRNELALTLLDIAQRELDIRGNEESFNKFLDESRQEFLRVLESDSENATAHANLAKIAALAGDADAESHHRRLHDRYKLDDNAAEVALPAARRKYPAASHAAENLVIYDLHRTEK; encoded by the coding sequence ATGTCTACAGCGCCAGCAAAGAAGGCAAAACGAGTCATCACACCGCGGCTACGCGTGTTGCTGTACGTCGTCCTAACATTGTTCGGGGCGCTTGCCGCGAACGGGTTGTACCTCACCGGCGTAACTTGGTTGCAGTATCTGACTGGCAACGTCTACGAAAGCCATTTTTACCAATTGATGTTCTTGGGGCATCTCGGTCTGGGGCTATTAATCATTGTCCCGGTCGTCGTCTTTGGATTTGCGCACATGCTGCGGAGCAAGGACCGGCGGAACCGACGTGCCGTGAACATTGGCTATGCGTTGTTCGCGATCTCGCTGATCGTTTTAGTCAGCGGAATTCTGCTGACCCGCGTCGGTTCGTTCAACATCGTCAATCCCTCGATTCGCCGTGTTGTCTACTGGGCACACTTCCTAGCACCTCTGGCCGCCGTCTGGTTGTATTGGCTTCACCGACTGGTCGGCCCAAAAATCAAATGGCATGTCGGACGCAAAGTCAGCTTGGCAATCGGTTGCTTCGTCGCGGTCATGCTCGCGTTCCAAGCCAGCGATCCGACAATCAGTCGTGAAGCTCCCGCGAGCGGCAAGCAATACTTTGAACCTTCATTGGCAAAGACCGCAACAGGGAAGTTCATTTCAGAAAAGGTTCTAATGAACGACCAGTATTGTTTGGACTGCCACAACGACATTCACGATGATTGGTTGCATAGTGCGCACAAGCTGAGCAGTTTTAACAATCCGGCCTACCGCGCCTCCGTACGCGAAACACGAAAGGTCGCCCTCGAACGCAGCGATTCGGTCCAAGCCTCCCGCTGGTGTGCCGGTTGCCATGATCCGGTGCCTTTCTTTTCGGGTAAATTCGATGACCCGAACTACGACGATATCGGGGATGCTACAGCACACGCGGGGATCACCTGCACCGCTTGTCATGCGATTCAGTCGATCGATTCGCACATCGGAAATTCAGACTATACGATCGACGAGCCACGGCATTACCCGTTCACGTACAGCGAAAACCGTGTTCTAAAATCGCTGAACAGCTTGATGGTCAAAGCCAAGCCGGCATTTCACAAATCAGAAATGCTAAAGCCGTTTCACAAGACTGCCGAGTTTTGTGCGACTTGTCATAAGGTTTCATTGCCAGGCGAACTGACCGGTTACAAAGAATGGCTGCGCGGCCAAAACCATTACGACAGCTACCTTTTAAGCGGCGTCTCTGGACACGGTGCCCGCAGTTTTTACTATCCGCCAAAAGCCGAGACAAACTGCAACGAATGCCACATGCCTCCGGTCGCGAGTGATGAATTCGGAGCCCGCTACAACGAAAAGCTAAACCAACTGGCAGTTCATGATCATCAATTCCCCAGTGCCAACTCCGCGTTGTCGTACTGGACCGGTGATGCCGATGGAATCGAAGCCCATCGCAAATTGCTACAACGGTCACTACGAGTCGACCTGCTAGGTCTACGCCGTGGAGGAAGTATCGATGGTGAGTTGATCGCACCACTACCGACCAACGGCGCCTCTGTTGTCAAAGGCGAGTCCTATCTGATTGAAACGGTATTGCGAACGTTGACCCTGGGGCACCACTTCACCCAAGGAACCACGGATTCCAATCAAATCTGGGTGGAATTCACCGCCAAGCAAGGAGATCGAATCATTGGCAAAAGCGGTCATCGCGATGATCGTCAACGGGTCGATCCTTGGTCTCACTTTGTCAACAACTTTATCGTTGACCGCGAAGGCAACCGTATCAATCGCCGGAACGCTCAAGACATTTTCACCGCTCTGTACAACCATCAGATGCCACCCGGTGCGGGCCAAACGATGCACTACCTTTTGAACGTTCCAGACGATTCGGACGAACCGATCGAAATCACTGCCCGGTTGCTGTATCGAAAGTTTGACACCGAGTATCTGGACTATATTCGTGCCGACCGTGACCCTGATCGCGATCCGCTAGACCTTGGTGCGGTAGGTGATCCAAATGACCTACCGATCATCGAAATCGATTCTGACTCGCTCACATTAACTGTTGGCAATGTCGAACAATCTTCCGATCCGTCCTGGATGGCTGCGGAAATGTCCGACGACGGCCAGCCGATACCAACCTGGCAGCGTTTTAACGACTATGGCATTGGGCTGTTACTACGTGGACGCAACGAGTCCAAACAGGCTGCAGAAGCCTTCTCCATCGTCTCGAAATTCGGACGCTACGATGGGCCGCTGAACCTCGCCCGCGTTCAAGTCTCCGAAGGCGATTTGGCTGGCGCGACGGAAAGTCTGCAAACCGCGTTGACAATGGAACCCGCCCCGCCTTCCTGGACGCATGCATGGTTGTCCGGCGTAGTCAACCGGCAGCAGGGCAACCTCGAAATCGCGGCCGAGCAGCTTCGCGGAACGCTGAATACCAAGATCCCAGAACGGGGGTTCGACTTTTCGTTGGACTATGTCGTTCGCAACGAACTCGCGTTAACTTTGCTAGACATCGCGCAACGTGAGCTCGACATCCGTGGGAACGAAGAATCATTCAACAAATTCCTCGATGAATCTCGTCAAGAATTCCTTCGGGTGCTGGAATCGGACTCCGAAAACGCGACGGCCCACGCAAACTTGGCCAAAATCGCTGCTCTTGCTGGTGATGCCGATGCCGAATCGCACCACCGCAGATTGCATGATCGATACAAGCTTGATGACAATGCGGCCGAAGTCGCCCTGCCTGCGGCTCGACGAAAATACCCGGCGGCAAGCCATGCCGCGGAAAACCTAGTGATTTACGACCTGCACCGAACCGAAAAGTAA
- a CDS encoding carboxypeptidase M32: protein MTIDDKIFQSVCQTARQAALFQSAADALEWDERTGMPVQGGSYRADQVSALRSTVHRLRTDPKYGESLDQLSEQCKDLAPASDNAATIRELKRDFKRDCKLPIDLVSRLSSVTVRGQQIWDRARKEDSFAMFKDILSEIVHLKREAGERMAEGSDRSAYEALLDEYEPDARISHLGPVFSELKTRLSALITELVDSPKQPDPCPLQQTFPIDGQRKLSRKVAEAVGFDFTSGRLDETSHPFCTTLGPNDCRILTRYESNWLPSGLYGTLHEAGHGLYEQGLRSDWFGLPPGSFVSLGMHESQSRLWENQVGRSRAFSHWLTPILKETFPELLSSLTAETLYAAVNVVRPSLIRVEADEATYNLHILIRFELEQSLIAGDLAVDDLPQAWNAQYAESLGIEPPSDANGVLQDVHWSAGLIGYFPTYTLGNLAAAQLFDSAAEHIGDVESLISKGEFEPILHWLREHVHHHGRCYTGSQLVENATGKPLSSEPLLNYLTQKLKPIYALS from the coding sequence ATGACCATCGACGATAAGATCTTCCAATCTGTCTGCCAAACCGCTCGCCAAGCCGCATTGTTTCAATCCGCAGCCGACGCATTGGAGTGGGACGAACGCACCGGCATGCCGGTGCAGGGCGGTTCTTATCGCGCGGACCAAGTCAGTGCGTTGCGATCGACAGTGCACCGACTTCGTACCGACCCGAAGTATGGCGAGTCTCTCGACCAGCTTTCGGAACAGTGCAAAGACCTTGCCCCAGCAAGCGACAACGCCGCGACAATTCGTGAACTGAAACGTGACTTCAAGCGAGATTGCAAACTGCCGATCGATCTGGTTTCTCGTCTGAGTTCGGTGACCGTTCGCGGTCAACAAATTTGGGACCGGGCACGCAAAGAAGACTCATTTGCGATGTTCAAAGACATTCTCAGTGAGATCGTTCATCTGAAACGGGAAGCCGGCGAACGGATGGCCGAAGGCAGCGATCGATCCGCCTACGAAGCCTTGCTTGATGAATACGAGCCCGACGCAAGGATCAGCCACCTCGGTCCGGTTTTCAGTGAGTTGAAGACTCGCTTAAGCGCTTTGATCACTGAACTCGTCGACTCGCCCAAGCAACCCGACCCCTGTCCGTTACAGCAAACGTTTCCGATCGATGGCCAACGCAAGCTCAGTCGAAAGGTCGCCGAAGCCGTCGGGTTTGATTTCACCTCCGGCCGCTTGGACGAAACGAGCCATCCCTTTTGTACGACCTTGGGGCCGAACGATTGCCGCATCTTGACTCGCTATGAATCCAATTGGCTGCCCAGCGGTCTCTACGGAACATTGCACGAAGCCGGACATGGACTATACGAACAAGGACTTCGCAGCGACTGGTTTGGGTTGCCGCCGGGCAGTTTCGTGTCGCTGGGGATGCATGAATCACAGTCGCGGCTATGGGAAAACCAAGTCGGACGAAGCCGAGCGTTTTCGCATTGGCTGACCCCCATTTTGAAAGAAACGTTTCCCGAACTACTGAGCAGCCTTACCGCGGAAACGCTCTATGCCGCCGTCAACGTTGTTCGTCCCAGCCTGATCCGTGTGGAGGCAGACGAGGCAACGTACAACCTGCACATCCTGATTCGCTTTGAATTGGAGCAATCGCTGATCGCCGGTGATCTGGCAGTCGACGATCTGCCACAGGCTTGGAATGCCCAGTACGCCGAAAGTCTGGGCATCGAGCCCCCTTCGGATGCCAACGGGGTTTTACAAGACGTTCACTGGAGCGCCGGATTAATCGGATATTTCCCGACCTACACCCTCGGCAACTTGGCAGCGGCACAGCTGTTTGATTCTGCTGCCGAACATATCGGCGATGTCGAATCATTGATTAGCAAAGGTGAATTCGAACCGATTCTGCATTGGCTACGTGAGCATGTCCATCACCACGGTCGTTGCTATACAGGAAGCCAGCTGGTGGAAAACGCCACCGGAAAGCCATTGTCATCAGAGCCACTGCTGAATTATCTGACGCAAAAGCTAAAACCGATCTACGCGCTGTCATAG
- a CDS encoding aldo/keto reductase produces the protein MTKTSKIVLGLWPIAGVTTLGVTRSDADKTIQAAIEAGITQFDTAYSYGYEGESDRILSGFLQNPSDEFFVMGKVGQRWTADRQRAVDGSPAQLTKDAEEHLARLKVDQVNVLYLHSPDPNVELERSAEAMLALKERGLCQSLGICNASLEQVRLFNQIAGCDAIQCPLNLIQRQTQSELIAPATQMGADVYVFWTLMKGLLAGKIGRDHQFAEGDSRPKYPIFQGEQRRKAHDIIDHLADIGSQTGLSVAQLSIGWAVSQPGITGALVGARRPEQIDETLRSTTLSDDILQSIDAEVQKHFPIAQ, from the coding sequence ATGACCAAGACATCTAAAATAGTTCTGGGGCTGTGGCCCATTGCCGGAGTGACCACCCTCGGGGTGACTCGCAGCGACGCAGACAAGACGATTCAAGCGGCCATCGAAGCGGGGATCACCCAGTTCGATACCGCGTATAGCTATGGATACGAGGGCGAAAGCGACCGAATCCTTAGCGGGTTCCTGCAAAACCCATCGGACGAATTTTTTGTCATGGGAAAGGTCGGACAACGTTGGACCGCCGATCGTCAACGCGCTGTCGATGGATCACCTGCCCAGTTGACCAAAGACGCCGAAGAACATCTCGCTCGATTGAAAGTCGATCAAGTCAACGTTCTGTATCTTCATTCACCGGATCCCAACGTTGAACTGGAACGATCCGCCGAAGCGATGTTGGCGTTAAAGGAGCGAGGCCTTTGTCAGTCACTAGGGATCTGCAACGCTTCGCTGGAGCAAGTTCGGCTGTTCAACCAGATCGCGGGCTGTGATGCGATCCAGTGCCCGTTGAACCTTATTCAGCGGCAAACCCAGTCTGAACTGATTGCACCGGCGACGCAAATGGGAGCCGATGTCTATGTCTTTTGGACGTTGATGAAAGGCTTACTAGCGGGAAAGATTGGCCGCGATCATCAATTCGCCGAAGGTGATAGCCGCCCGAAATATCCCATTTTTCAAGGCGAGCAGCGACGCAAAGCACACGACATCATCGATCATTTAGCAGACATCGGAAGCCAAACCGGCCTATCCGTCGCACAGCTTTCGATCGGGTGGGCAGTCTCCCAGCCTGGTATCACGGGTGCGCTCGTCGGTGCACGTCGCCCCGAACAAATTGATGAAACACTGCGATCGACAACTCTGTCAGACGATATCCTGCAAAGTATCGACGCCGAAGTTCAAAAGCATTTTCCGATAGCTCAATAG
- a CDS encoding BBP7 family outer membrane beta-barrel protein yields the protein MTLAALLLSASVTVHAGDHEYAAADQASQAFVGDAFVGDLGVEPVAHRTTHVGNLPSYTPVTVGDMQLRSKIAQVGCTSCDSPSCDGACDSSCGSSCDDKAFAGLMNLCDKDGWIRAEGMIMFMEARTAPALVTTADPTQFPVLPDPNNGAGSGATTQIVFGEELDGGVSGGTRFDVGRYLSDNFGIGARFMWLSENGDDFSITGNGTGNSIARPFFQIPLTNPGTASESALIVNQFSTNPLINSQRGTVQSSFATDLITAEAYARMTYCKNKSARVELLGGYSFVRLDDNLSIYSRTTDVVTNTFLSDFSEFDTKNEFHGGQIGFESLVTRGCWTVRMLSKIHMGNMSRSVTKIGRSDDGFDNNINNVYNSSLLVDEEQGTQEESDFTFIPELNLTLGYRFRDHVSFTVGYNFLYFDKVALAGEQINRNVDGTDGARVIAANDFQDFDIVDGSLWVQGISLGTSIDY from the coding sequence ATGACCCTGGCAGCACTGTTGCTGTCCGCCTCTGTAACGGTTCACGCCGGCGACCATGAGTATGCCGCCGCCGATCAAGCTTCACAAGCGTTTGTTGGCGATGCATTCGTCGGCGACCTGGGTGTTGAACCCGTCGCTCATCGTACGACTCATGTTGGTAACTTGCCAAGCTACACCCCCGTGACGGTCGGGGACATGCAACTGCGCAGCAAGATCGCACAAGTGGGATGCACATCATGTGACTCACCCAGCTGCGACGGTGCATGCGATTCGTCATGCGGCAGCAGCTGTGACGACAAAGCCTTTGCAGGTTTGATGAACCTCTGCGACAAGGACGGTTGGATTCGCGCCGAAGGCATGATCATGTTCATGGAAGCGCGGACCGCACCTGCATTGGTGACCACCGCGGATCCGACACAGTTTCCAGTGCTTCCCGATCCAAACAACGGGGCGGGTTCTGGAGCGACGACGCAGATCGTGTTCGGCGAAGAGCTTGACGGTGGCGTTTCCGGTGGCACACGATTCGACGTCGGACGCTACCTGTCGGACAACTTTGGCATCGGTGCTCGCTTCATGTGGCTGAGCGAAAACGGCGACGACTTCTCGATCACCGGCAACGGGACGGGCAACTCGATCGCACGTCCGTTCTTCCAGATCCCGTTGACCAACCCAGGCACCGCCTCGGAAAGTGCGTTGATCGTCAATCAGTTCAGCACGAACCCATTGATCAACAGCCAACGCGGTACGGTCCAATCGAGCTTCGCAACCGACTTGATCACAGCAGAAGCCTACGCCCGCATGACTTACTGCAAAAACAAGTCAGCACGTGTCGAACTGTTGGGCGGTTACAGCTTCGTTCGTCTTGATGACAACTTGTCGATCTACAGCCGAACCACTGACGTCGTTACCAACACGTTCCTGTCGGACTTCAGCGAATTCGATACCAAGAACGAATTCCACGGCGGTCAAATCGGCTTCGAGTCGCTTGTGACACGCGGCTGCTGGACCGTTCGGATGCTGTCGAAGATCCACATGGGTAACATGTCTCGCAGCGTGACCAAGATCGGTCGTTCTGACGACGGCTTCGATAACAACATCAACAACGTTTACAACAGCAGCCTGCTGGTTGATGAAGAGCAGGGAACTCAAGAAGAAAGCGACTTCACTTTCATTCCTGAGTTGAACCTGACGCTGGGTTACCGATTCCGCGACCACGTTTCCTTCACCGTCGGATACAACTTCCTGTACTTCGACAAAGTTGCGTTGGCTGGCGAACAGATCAACCGCAACGTCGACGGAACCGACGGGGCTCGCGTGATCGCGGCCAACGACTTCCAAGATTTCGACATTGTTGATGGAAGCCTGTGGGTCCAAGGTATCAGCCTCGGCACCTCGATCGACTACTAG
- a CDS encoding preprotein translocase subunit SecA, producing the protein MPNASHPDNARTNSTDLQQDDGESANSSGQQEQNTSGTPPHQPSEQDAAANAPQADSAVSADLALASGSAVQGELLPAEVTSDSDSNSADQGPARTLAPERFQTGAKTVSLFSGFKTPKMLRWMRTLDEIAGWEPTLQKDTDGELKKRSLALRYRAMAGEKLAKLLPEGYALVREAGRRANGMRHYDVQMIGGISLFEGSIAEMQTGEGKTLTATLPLYIHSLVGKGAHLATVNDYLAKRDAEWMMPIFHMLGVSVGIIQTSDDQGSRRKSYGSAITYGTAKEFGFDFLRDRLLLRAQNRIQTEMLGDGGGGFSESGDKPVMRGMHFCLVDEADSILIDEARTPLIIGSLEDTVRDQITETYRWASEHAPEYVLDEHYEIDDETKQYELTARGRQKVRSLPKSDLVRTMGLVDLYEYTERAIKVHREFLLDRQYVVRPGEKGTDEIVIVDEFTGRLAEGRKWRDGIHQSIEAKEGLDISVPTGQAARITVQDLFLRYNHLAGMTGTAATSAGELRRIYRTPVLRVPTNRPPKRKQLADRVFGALDSKFRAIVDEVQEIHATGRPVLIGTRSIDKSEILSRMLTEIGIEHEVLNANNVEREAEIVSDAGGLGRVTVATNMAGRGTDIKLSDQIVDLGGMHVICTELHDAARIDRQLIGRCGRQGDPGSYRQYLSLDDDILKGGLGPDKAEKLKTRGENLQGSVDSYAKLFRKAQRKVEKKHFRDRMVLLHHEKERKKMQREIGQDPYLDTPD; encoded by the coding sequence ATGCCCAACGCAAGTCATCCTGACAACGCTCGTACAAATTCCACAGACCTTCAGCAGGATGACGGTGAATCCGCAAATTCGTCTGGTCAACAGGAACAGAACACCAGCGGTACACCGCCACATCAGCCGTCTGAACAAGATGCGGCTGCGAATGCACCTCAAGCCGATTCAGCTGTGTCCGCCGATCTAGCCTTGGCAAGCGGCAGTGCTGTCCAAGGTGAGCTATTGCCTGCGGAAGTGACTAGCGATAGCGACAGCAATTCGGCTGACCAAGGTCCCGCACGGACGCTAGCGCCCGAACGTTTCCAAACCGGCGCTAAAACGGTTTCTTTGTTTTCCGGTTTTAAGACGCCAAAGATGCTGCGCTGGATGCGTACTTTGGATGAAATCGCTGGGTGGGAACCGACACTGCAAAAAGACACCGATGGCGAACTTAAAAAGCGTTCGCTCGCCTTGCGCTATCGTGCGATGGCTGGTGAGAAACTGGCAAAGCTTTTGCCCGAAGGCTACGCGCTGGTTCGTGAAGCGGGGCGCCGAGCCAACGGAATGCGGCACTATGACGTGCAAATGATCGGTGGGATTTCCCTGTTCGAAGGCAGCATTGCCGAGATGCAGACGGGTGAAGGTAAAACGCTGACCGCAACGTTGCCTCTGTATATTCACTCGCTCGTCGGCAAAGGCGCTCACCTGGCAACGGTGAACGATTACTTGGCCAAACGGGATGCCGAGTGGATGATGCCGATCTTTCACATGTTAGGAGTCAGCGTCGGAATCATTCAAACGTCTGATGACCAAGGGTCACGGCGAAAGTCGTACGGTTCCGCGATCACTTATGGGACCGCAAAGGAATTCGGGTTCGACTTTTTGCGTGATCGGTTGCTGTTGCGTGCACAAAACCGAATCCAGACAGAAATGCTTGGCGACGGAGGTGGCGGTTTTTCCGAATCCGGTGACAAGCCCGTCATGCGAGGCATGCACTTTTGCTTGGTTGACGAGGCCGACAGTATTTTGATCGACGAAGCGAGAACTCCGTTGATCATCGGCAGCCTCGAAGACACCGTTCGTGACCAGATCACCGAAACTTATCGTTGGGCTTCGGAGCACGCGCCAGAATACGTTCTGGATGAACACTACGAGATCGACGACGAAACCAAGCAGTACGAGCTGACTGCCAGGGGCCGCCAAAAGGTCCGGTCGTTACCCAAAAGTGACCTCGTCCGAACGATGGGCTTGGTGGATTTGTACGAGTACACCGAGCGGGCAATCAAAGTCCACCGCGAGTTCTTGTTAGACCGGCAATATGTTGTCCGGCCCGGCGAAAAAGGGACTGACGAAATCGTTATCGTCGACGAGTTTACCGGACGACTTGCCGAAGGCCGTAAATGGCGCGACGGTATCCACCAGTCGATCGAGGCAAAGGAAGGTCTCGATATCAGCGTTCCCACGGGCCAAGCGGCTCGAATCACGGTCCAGGATCTATTTCTGCGATACAACCACCTCGCGGGAATGACCGGGACGGCAGCAACCAGTGCGGGTGAATTGCGGCGCATCTATCGAACTCCGGTCCTTCGTGTTCCGACAAACCGGCCGCCGAAACGAAAGCAGCTTGCCGACCGAGTTTTTGGCGCTTTGGATTCGAAATTTAGGGCCATCGTTGATGAGGTCCAGGAGATCCATGCGACCGGTCGCCCTGTTTTGATCGGAACGCGATCGATCGACAAGAGCGAAATCCTGTCGAGGATGTTGACCGAGATTGGCATCGAGCATGAAGTTCTCAACGCGAACAACGTCGAGCGTGAAGCGGAAATCGTTTCCGATGCCGGCGGGTTGGGACGCGTCACTGTCGCGACGAACATGGCCGGTCGTGGTACGGATATCAAACTGTCCGACCAGATTGTCGACCTCGGCGGAATGCATGTCATTTGTACCGAATTGCACGACGCGGCTCGGATTGACCGTCAGCTGATCGGTCGTTGCGGTCGGCAAGGTGACCCGGGATCTTATCGTCAGTATTTGTCGCTTGATGACGACATCTTGAAAGGCGGTTTGGGACCCGACAAAGCAGAGAAACTGAAAACTCGCGGTGAGAACCTGCAAGGCTCAGTCGATTCGTATGCGAAGCTTTTTCGGAAAGCTCAACGCAAAGTCGAAAAGAAACATTTCCGTGATCGGATGGTGCTGCTACACCACGAAAAGGAACGGAAGAAAATGCAGCGTGAGATCGGTCAGGATCCTTACCTGGATACCCCAGATTGA